A stretch of candidate division KSB1 bacterium DNA encodes these proteins:
- a CDS encoding C4-dicarboxylate ABC transporter, whose amino-acid sequence MTLQIGTILLIMVVAYALASWRKFSVEICMLAAAIAGGIAGAVVHTPPIGQFARHLVEGTLTYLDVMLLFVTATIFIKIIAESGGVNYVVRGIVKTFYGWRLAALLLLMIVILIPGALTGAGSVSILTVGAPCALALRYLGVSLRRVAAILFIIAGLSAAAPPVNIWAMILTAGTAIPYVGFELPLGIPVLILGTFTILVLGWKREHHMPLEEVLNNMPQVPEQMRWWRVLLPFATFFGLVIAYRIWPFTMPILGLPLQFTIAAIVALMASPKRINILTLSRDTVQLLLPLLAAMAIVGSLQQIMTVTGVRGLISYAVLSTPLVLLYILLIIIIPISEGVLTYGAAAIIGIPLVWFLDSIGLHATVVIAGLSLLWPLGDGLPPTAFIGRLSVMMSEYKDSYWSFLRATWLPWIVITIVAILMIIFSDKLGFLVEWSM is encoded by the coding sequence ATGACTCTTCAAATTGGAACTATTCTTTTGATCATGGTGGTGGCATACGCGCTGGCGAGCTGGCGAAAATTCTCGGTGGAAATCTGCATGCTGGCTGCGGCTATCGCTGGTGGGATTGCCGGAGCAGTGGTGCACACGCCTCCCATCGGTCAGTTCGCGCGACATCTGGTGGAGGGGACGCTCACCTATCTCGATGTAATGTTGCTGTTTGTTACTGCTACAATATTCATTAAAATCATTGCCGAGTCGGGTGGAGTCAATTATGTGGTAAGAGGGATTGTCAAAACCTTTTATGGTTGGCGCTTGGCCGCGCTGTTGTTATTGATGATCGTCATTCTAATCCCTGGAGCGTTGACTGGTGCGGGGAGCGTTTCCATTTTGACGGTGGGTGCCCCGTGCGCCCTGGCGTTGCGGTATCTCGGCGTTTCACTGCGCCGAGTCGCAGCGATCTTGTTTATCATCGCCGGGCTCAGTGCTGCCGCTCCCCCAGTCAACATCTGGGCGATGATCCTCACTGCCGGCACGGCCATCCCGTACGTGGGCTTTGAGCTCCCATTGGGCATCCCAGTTCTGATTTTGGGCACATTCACCATTTTGGTATTGGGCTGGAAACGCGAACATCACATGCCCCTCGAAGAAGTCCTGAACAATATGCCTCAAGTCCCGGAACAAATGCGCTGGTGGCGCGTGCTACTGCCCTTCGCCACTTTTTTCGGCTTGGTGATTGCTTATCGCATCTGGCCATTCACCATGCCGATTTTGGGCCTTCCGCTGCAATTCACCATCGCTGCCATTGTCGCCCTGATGGCAAGTCCAAAAAGGATCAATATCCTCACCCTCAGTCGGGATACTGTCCAATTGCTGTTGCCGCTGTTGGCTGCCATGGCCATTGTGGGTTCGCTCCAGCAAATCATGACCGTCACTGGTGTGCGAGGGCTTATCTCGTATGCGGTGCTGAGCACTCCACTCGTTCTTCTCTACATCTTGTTGATCATCATTATCCCGATCTCCGAAGGGGTATTAACCTATGGCGCAGCCGCCATCATTGGCATTCCATTGGTGTGGTTTTTGGATTCCATCGGCCTTCATGCCACAGTCGTGATCGCTGGGCTGAGCCTCCTCTGGCCTTTGGGCGACGGTCTGCCGCCCACCGCTTTTATCGGACGCCTAAGCGTCATGATGTCCGAGTATAAGGATTCCTATTGGTCCTTCCTCCGTGCTACCTGGCTACCATGGATCGTCATCACCATCGTTGCCATTTTAATGATCATCTTTAGCGATAAATTGGGATTTTTGGTCGAATGGAGCATGTAG
- a CDS encoding succinylglutamate desuccinylase has product MSKNWSIKLVFSIVILAITLISAIQFYHHRHYQLPIVAGPGVTKVVRLSDYNPRLKGTMGDTYVFFLEGSQPGGKVLLLGNTHSNEPEGLLTALVFIENAVVEQGTLIIIPQFNNSGSRVTHFGDGYPLFFEIPTPWGSKKFRYGDRNAAPLDSWPDPDVYIHYPDRQLLSYLDVRNVNRTWPGRANGPLMERVTFAAMQLMRQEAVDVAIDIHGAETMFPVTNCIVAPEKSMDIATMTSMTVTAMEGFENHVEPSPKGFRGLSHREIGDYSNTLPFLLEAPIPFLDQPTGPKTIDLLLTGRDPFLLSLAKQKKLFVPYDETGWPIEKRVGQHCSVVLEIINQFSQMTPERAIMISQVPRYAEVVENGVGYYYHDPSKAPSNRLFFN; this is encoded by the coding sequence ATGTCAAAGAATTGGTCGATTAAATTGGTATTTAGCATCGTTATTCTGGCGATCACCCTCATCTCAGCCATCCAATTTTATCACCATCGCCATTATCAACTACCCATCGTGGCAGGGCCGGGCGTAACAAAGGTGGTGAGACTGAGCGACTACAATCCCCGACTGAAGGGCACAATGGGCGATACTTATGTATTTTTTCTAGAGGGCTCACAGCCAGGGGGTAAGGTATTGCTATTGGGTAATACCCATTCCAATGAACCGGAGGGTCTATTGACTGCACTGGTCTTCATCGAAAATGCCGTTGTCGAGCAAGGCACATTGATCATCATTCCCCAATTCAATAACAGCGGCAGCCGGGTCACCCATTTTGGCGATGGCTATCCCTTGTTCTTTGAGATCCCAACGCCCTGGGGTAGCAAAAAATTTCGCTACGGCGATCGCAATGCCGCTCCATTAGATAGTTGGCCAGATCCGGACGTTTATATTCATTACCCAGACCGGCAATTACTTTCTTATCTGGATGTTCGCAATGTCAATCGAACCTGGCCGGGCCGCGCCAATGGACCATTAATGGAACGTGTGACCTTCGCAGCGATGCAACTAATGCGACAAGAGGCCGTCGATGTGGCCATCGACATCCATGGGGCGGAAACCATGTTCCCAGTCACCAATTGCATCGTCGCGCCAGAGAAATCCATGGACATCGCAACCATGACTTCAATGACGGTCACCGCCATGGAGGGCTTTGAGAACCATGTGGAGCCATCGCCCAAAGGGTTCCGCGGTTTGTCGCATCGGGAAATCGGCGATTATTCCAATACGTTGCCGTTCCTATTAGAAGCACCAATCCCCTTTCTGGATCAACCCACAGGGCCCAAAACCATCGATCTATTGCTCACTGGCAGAGACCCGTTTCTCTTAAGCCTTGCCAAACAAAAAAAATTGTTCGTCCCCTATGATGAAACTGGCTGGCCCATCGAAAAACGGGTCGGGCAGCATTGTTCCGTGGTGCTGGAAATTATTAATCAATTTTCTCAGATGACCCCTGAGCGCGCGATCATGATCAGCCAGGTCCCTCGCTATGCTGAAGTTGTCGAAAACGGCGTGGGATATTATTATCACGATCCCAGCAAAGCCCCATCCAATCGGCTCTTTTTCAACTAA
- a CDS encoding DUF6305 family protein produces MKRFNKISIVALISGMMLFPPLLISQETNLPKAKLPVLTTSAGQSADINTLNVIMNQAKVKYDYCDVPTVDMLQAGVGLGDRQSKQGFHVEIKTDLEKFKKGTPYKTIIFAIGASLKGMGASGLTVDSEVKRLKELIDYCKKNKIFIIAVHSGGESKRGAPGSDNEKMIDAVAPFADYLIVVKDSNKDGRFSKIAQEKGIPFTEVNYALNIVGVLKQVFAEDEK; encoded by the coding sequence ATGAAGAGATTCAATAAAATTTCGATCGTTGCATTGATTTCAGGGATGATGCTTTTCCCGCCGCTTCTGATTTCTCAGGAGACGAATTTGCCAAAAGCCAAATTACCTGTGCTCACCACTTCTGCGGGCCAGAGCGCGGACATTAACACATTGAATGTTATCATGAATCAGGCTAAGGTCAAATATGACTATTGCGATGTCCCAACCGTAGACATGCTCCAGGCAGGTGTCGGACTGGGCGATCGCCAGTCCAAGCAAGGATTTCACGTTGAGATCAAGACCGATCTTGAAAAATTCAAGAAGGGAACTCCATATAAAACGATCATCTTCGCCATCGGTGCTAGCCTGAAGGGGATGGGGGCCTCTGGCTTAACGGTCGATAGTGAGGTAAAGCGCTTGAAAGAGCTCATCGACTATTGCAAGAAGAACAAGATTTTTATCATTGCGGTCCATTCTGGTGGTGAATCCAAGCGCGGGGCACCTGGAAGCGACAATGAGAAAATGATCGACGCGGTCGCTCCATTCGCCGACTATCTGATCGTGGTCAAGGATAGCAACAAAGATGGCCGATTCTCCAAAATTGCCCAGGAAAAAGGGATACCCTTCACAGAGGTGAATTACGCGCTCAATATCGTTGGAGTTTTAAAGCAGGTCTTTGCTGAAGATGAAAAATAG
- the pgsW gene encoding poly-gamma-glutamate system protein, with amino-acid sequence MKAPGQERFYFQEVHGRHWRGLILIASIISVAAIVCVKLLRSGSDRNTSVSQRTAAILMQEAISAIQAHCDSVGIPIDIANDPNRTGIIGSEISPIATTLGNLEAKRTSTNPAFARVIVHLLQQAGVNPGDSIAIGCSASFPALMIATLAAAKALSVYPITILSLGSSSYGATNPDFNLLHIFQVLYQKKIFPIAPRAISLGGDRDVGDDFDPAIRSNLIEQIEQSGIELLYEPNLEKNVARRMNIYLGPGGSHRIAAFVNIGGNYANIGTSELVLQLKPGLNRPKVLPAKEERGVLFEMASKGIPIIHLLHIKGLAFNYGLPWDPVPLPDLTRRPLGEIIDRQMNFVSIAAIDLMAISGLTIYGTIKQRQLRRR; translated from the coding sequence ATGAAAGCGCCAGGTCAAGAACGATTTTATTTCCAGGAAGTCCATGGGCGACACTGGAGAGGGCTGATTCTAATTGCCAGTATCATCAGCGTGGCAGCAATCGTTTGCGTCAAGCTGTTGCGGTCAGGATCTGACAGGAACACCAGTGTTTCGCAGCGAACCGCAGCTATTCTCATGCAAGAGGCAATATCAGCGATTCAAGCCCATTGCGATAGTGTTGGGATTCCAATCGACATCGCCAATGATCCGAATCGAACTGGCATCATCGGCTCAGAGATCTCTCCTATTGCCACGACGCTGGGCAATCTGGAAGCGAAACGCACATCGACCAATCCTGCTTTCGCCAGGGTTATAGTGCATTTGCTCCAACAAGCTGGCGTTAACCCTGGTGATAGCATTGCAATCGGCTGCTCCGCCTCGTTCCCGGCGCTGATGATCGCTACATTGGCAGCAGCCAAGGCGCTATCAGTCTATCCGATCACCATTCTATCGCTGGGCAGTTCGTCGTATGGTGCCACAAATCCCGATTTTAATTTGCTTCATATCTTTCAGGTTCTCTACCAGAAAAAAATTTTCCCAATCGCGCCACGTGCCATTTCTCTCGGCGGCGATCGCGATGTGGGTGACGATTTCGATCCCGCAATTCGATCCAACTTGATCGAGCAGATCGAGCAGAGCGGGATTGAATTGCTTTATGAGCCTAATTTGGAAAAAAATGTGGCTCGCCGGATGAACATTTATCTCGGGCCAGGGGGCTCTCATCGGATCGCTGCGTTTGTCAATATTGGCGGCAATTATGCCAATATCGGCACCAGCGAGTTGGTGCTACAACTTAAACCAGGTCTGAATCGCCCCAAGGTCCTACCAGCCAAAGAAGAGCGGGGGGTATTATTTGAAATGGCCAGCAAAGGGATCCCGATCATCCATTTATTGCACATCAAAGGTCTAGCCTTTAACTATGGCCTTCCTTGGGACCCAGTGCCGCTCCCAGATCTCACTCGACGGCCATTGGGGGAAATCATAGATCGTCAAATGAACTTCGTGTCCATTGCAGCAATTGACTTAATGGCGATTTCTGGACTGACCATCTATGGGACGATCAAACAACGTCAATTGCGCCGCAGGTAA
- a CDS encoding M14 family zinc carboxypeptidase, with the protein MRNRFIKGLIVLISWCAPAFGQVISPEAYLGFKPGADFHLMSYEQAIGYFETLASQTDRMIVLDMGRTSEGRRMKYGVVSSAENIQELEHYKELNKKLSLVKGIDEEQAKKFAQQGKVIVWIDGGLHGTEVAPAQLLPQLAYDLVTMEDPRTQLIRHEVITLIVFANPDGMTIVSNWYMPNVGTPYEVSPIPWLYHKYAGHDNNRDSFVSNLIETQNMNIATSQVWYPEILYNQHQTAPFPARIWIPPDAEPTNPNIHPIIIRWKNLIGAAMGKAFDEAGQPGAISRVNFDTWYPGYATQVVDGHNTVSILTETQLYRYATPQFVQVRDFPKEHQDLTRGVFYPNPWLGGWWRLSDAIAYNWTACMALLETAAKYRYDLLFDKWRIGKDVIERFASEPPYGWIIPSDQRDPYSTANLINKLLINGIEIYETETDFVHNGIHYPKGSYIIPTSQPFGLFVKNLFENQEYPDLRKYKHLWQGLVDSPQMSREPIPAYDAAGWTLPLQMGVTCHQISKPFEVKSKQVTHVALQSGPLNGKGDDFIFSASDNGSYIAINQMLAAGGKVRRSTGPFSFAGKNYPHGSFLVDATSVRFEKLQDILKNTGAQARRGTVGVNAISVKKPRIGLYKSWVAVMDAGWLAWIFEQFSFPFDTLTNAMIKAGDLNKRYDVIVLPDQPTKSIIEGHKKGTMPPDYVGGIGLDGVDRLKEFVRNGGRLVCNESSCDLVIKHFYFPLRNVLENVKPDSFSNPGSILKMKFDTTHPLASGLEEHGYGFFATGFVFETISDTAKNAPTEKEQTQNKDQKPKPKQTVSPKYIKIEPKAVVSFPDDSLLVSGWILGERLLRDRPTVLEVPYGRGKVVLFGFNVHNRAQAFATMKLLFNAMYY; encoded by the coding sequence ATGCGCAACCGCTTCATAAAAGGATTAATTGTTCTAATATCTTGGTGTGCACCAGCTTTCGGGCAGGTCATTTCGCCTGAGGCGTACTTGGGTTTTAAGCCTGGGGCCGATTTCCACCTAATGAGTTACGAACAGGCCATCGGATATTTTGAAACTTTAGCCAGCCAGACGGATCGAATGATCGTGCTCGATATGGGGCGGACCTCCGAAGGTCGCCGGATGAAATACGGCGTGGTATCCTCAGCAGAGAACATCCAGGAGCTTGAACATTATAAAGAACTAAATAAGAAACTGAGCTTGGTTAAAGGGATTGATGAAGAACAAGCCAAAAAATTCGCCCAGCAGGGCAAAGTGATCGTCTGGATCGATGGAGGATTGCACGGCACTGAGGTCGCGCCAGCCCAGTTACTACCTCAGCTTGCCTACGATCTGGTCACGATGGAGGACCCTCGGACCCAACTGATCCGTCACGAGGTGATCACTTTAATCGTGTTTGCCAATCCTGATGGAATGACGATCGTGTCGAATTGGTACATGCCGAATGTGGGGACGCCTTATGAGGTGAGCCCGATCCCCTGGCTTTATCATAAATACGCTGGACACGACAATAATCGGGATTCTTTTGTCTCGAATTTGATCGAGACGCAGAATATGAATATTGCCACATCGCAGGTTTGGTATCCTGAAATCCTGTACAATCAGCATCAAACCGCTCCATTTCCAGCGCGCATCTGGATCCCTCCCGATGCCGAACCGACTAATCCCAACATCCACCCGATCATCATTCGTTGGAAAAATTTGATCGGCGCGGCCATGGGAAAGGCCTTTGATGAAGCAGGTCAACCTGGCGCGATCTCACGCGTCAATTTCGATACCTGGTATCCCGGCTACGCTACCCAAGTGGTCGATGGTCATAATACTGTCTCCATCCTCACAGAAACGCAGCTCTATCGTTACGCCACACCCCAATTCGTTCAAGTTCGCGATTTTCCAAAGGAGCACCAGGATTTAACTCGGGGGGTCTTTTATCCGAATCCTTGGCTCGGCGGCTGGTGGCGTTTGAGCGACGCGATCGCTTATAACTGGACCGCCTGTATGGCGCTCTTGGAAACGGCTGCCAAGTATCGCTATGATCTGCTTTTCGACAAATGGCGCATCGGAAAAGATGTGATCGAGCGCTTTGCCAGCGAGCCCCCTTACGGGTGGATCATCCCCAGTGATCAACGCGATCCCTATTCAACAGCCAACCTCATCAACAAGCTTTTAATCAACGGGATTGAGATTTATGAGACCGAGACCGATTTCGTGCACAATGGCATCCATTATCCCAAGGGGAGTTACATAATTCCAACCAGTCAGCCGTTCGGTTTATTCGTCAAAAATTTATTCGAAAACCAGGAATACCCTGATCTGCGGAAGTATAAGCACCTGTGGCAGGGCCTTGTAGACTCCCCACAGATGAGCCGTGAGCCGATTCCAGCCTATGATGCTGCTGGCTGGACCCTTCCGTTGCAGATGGGTGTTACTTGCCACCAGATCAGCAAACCTTTCGAAGTGAAAAGCAAGCAGGTCACTCACGTCGCATTGCAGTCTGGTCCATTAAACGGCAAGGGGGATGACTTTATTTTTTCAGCCAGTGATAACGGGAGTTACATTGCTATCAATCAGATGCTCGCTGCAGGCGGAAAGGTAAGGCGTAGCACTGGGCCATTCAGTTTCGCTGGAAAAAACTACCCCCACGGTTCATTTCTGGTCGATGCAACCAGCGTTCGTTTCGAAAAATTGCAAGATATTTTGAAAAATACAGGTGCCCAAGCGAGACGGGGAACAGTGGGGGTCAATGCCATCTCAGTTAAAAAACCACGTATCGGTCTTTACAAATCATGGGTCGCGGTCATGGATGCTGGCTGGCTGGCCTGGATTTTCGAACAATTCTCCTTCCCATTCGACACATTGACCAATGCGATGATTAAGGCCGGTGACCTGAATAAACGATATGACGTCATTGTTTTGCCCGATCAGCCCACCAAATCCATCATCGAAGGCCATAAAAAAGGCACGATGCCCCCAGATTACGTCGGTGGTATTGGTTTGGATGGGGTCGATCGGCTCAAGGAATTTGTTCGCAATGGCGGCAGACTGGTCTGTAACGAGTCATCCTGCGATTTGGTCATCAAGCATTTCTATTTTCCGCTGAGAAATGTGCTGGAAAACGTCAAGCCAGATAGTTTCAGCAATCCAGGTTCGATTTTAAAAATGAAATTCGATACCACGCACCCTTTGGCCTCGGGGCTGGAGGAACACGGATATGGTTTTTTCGCTACGGGTTTCGTATTCGAGACGATTTCGGATACGGCTAAAAACGCCCCAACCGAGAAAGAACAAACTCAAAATAAGGACCAGAAGCCAAAGCCGAAACAAACAGTCTCTCCCAAATACATTAAAATCGAGCCAAAAGCTGTCGTCAGCTTCCCAGACGATTCGCTGTTGGTCAGCGGTTGGATCCTTGGGGAGCGCCTGCTCCGCGATCGGCCGACTGTATTGGAGGTCCCTTATGGGAGAGGCAAGGTCGTCTTGTTCGGTTTCAATGTCCACAACCGCGCTCAAGCTTTTGCTACCATGAAATTGTTATTCAATGCGATGTATTATTAA